The Oncorhynchus nerka isolate Pitt River linkage group LG3, Oner_Uvic_2.0, whole genome shotgun sequence genome includes the window AAAgtttaaataatttcaaattgctTATATTAATCAAAGCAGACGGCTTttattgtttttaaaatgtacggatagccaagggcacactcaaACACTCAGACGTTATCTACAAaatatgcatttgtgtttagtgagtcagccagaccagaggcagtaggaatgacacCTGTTCTCTTGATAAGGGCATGAATTTCAAAATGTTCCTGCCCTGCTGCATTCAAAATGTAGTCTGTTTGgctgtcagagaaaatgtataaagtaaaaagtacaatactttctttaggaatgtagtgaagtaaaagttgtcaaaaatataaatagtaaagtacagatgcccctataaaacgacttaagtaaaaaaatactttaaagtactatttaAGTAGTTTACACTAATGCAGTTTAGTCTCCCAGGCATTGCAGTTGTACATTTTTACATCCCAAAAACTTGTCAGACGAAAGAAAATATGTCATGTGTGTTTTTATTACTATAATAGGACTTACTTACAATAACTCATTAGGGTAATGTTTCCCAGGCACCACATGGATGCAAGAGATTGTACCTTTAGTCCTAAATGGAGGAGACCTTACTCCAGTGCAAACTATTCCCAACTGGGACCGGGTTCCCTGGCTGGAGGAGACACGAGCAGCCCTAGTTCTGGACCGTCTGCCCTCACCACGGGCAATGGTCTCTCATATGCCCTACCATCTCATGCccccctccttcttcccctccAAAGCCAAGGTAGGGCCCTGATCCAGGAACTGAGAGCAACTACTAGACAGTAACAACTGAAGAGACTCTTGAAGTATGTTTAATGGACTGACTTCAGAATTGCAAATTAATAAAACAATTGGAAAAATGTGCCTACATGCAATGTAATTAACTTAACTTAATTTAGCTATCACACTGGGCTCTTGAAAGTTTGTCTATGGAACTCATATTTAAGACTTTATTTGCTTTCATTTAGATCATCTATGTTACCCGGAACCCAAAAGATGTTATGGTGTCATCATTTCACTTCCACAAGATGGCCAGTTTCCTGGATGACCCTGGGACTTTTGATGAGTTTCTAAATAAGTTTCTCTCTGGGCAAGGTGAAAAATCCtaggatatataaataaatgtgaggGACCTTTTTATGCCCATACTAAAGAAGAGGGTAACTGGGTTTGATTGTAATTAACATTTGTTTATCTACACAGTGTTGTTTGGGAAGTGGACAGACCATGTGAAAAGCTGGCGAAATTCAGATCTGGGAGACAGAATCCTATACATTACCTATGAAGAAATGGTCAAGGTAAAACACCAATCAATGCAAACCGCCTCAACCCTGCGTGACCAGACTGATAATAAACTAGGCTAACCCCAGGCCAAACTGCTTACATATGTCTGTTTCTCTCCTGAAGGACCTGCGGGGAGTGCTGGAACGCCTCTCACGGTTCCTTGGTCGGGACCTAAGTGAAGAAACTCTGGATCGTGTAGCCAACCACTGCTGTTTCAGCAACATGAAGTTAAACGCAATGTCAAACTACTCCCTGGTGCCACAGGAGATCATGGATAGCAGCAAGTCCACCTTCCTTAGAAAAGGTAATGGAAACTGGCAAGATAGGGGGTAATCACTCCCTGCAGCGGGATAGGAACCCAGAATGCGGCTAGTAGTATAATGTTCTCTCATCATGCGCTACTGCAACCATTTTTTGCTCCCATATATTTCACTGTTCAATTAAAGCACATTCACCTTGTTCTTTCAGGGGTTGCTGGAGACTGGAAAAATCATTTCAGTCCTGAGCAGGATTTCAAATTCACAGCTGTCCTAAAAGAGGAAATGAACGGAACAAACATAAAATTCCCATGGGATGAGGAGTGAACAGGTGGAAATGTACCGACAACGTTTTCTTGACATTGCAGGCAATTAGACAGTGGAGATGTAAGTGTAATGTCACTTATGCATTTATTCCTCATTATTAtttttcaattatttatttttctcgctctgcattgttgggaagtaagcatttcagtattagtctacacctgttgtttatgaagcatgtgacaaataacattagaTTTGAAATGGTCCAAAAGTCCTGCTGCCACAGGAATGACTTGTGGTTAACTGGATATTTTGTAACTTTGTTAGTATTTTGATTGAACTCAGTGCTTGTTGGTTAAGTCAGACCGgctttcaaatcaaagtttattggtcacgtatACAGTTCTGCAGAtattatcgcaggtgcagcgaaatgcttatgtttctagctccaatagtgcagtaatatctagcaataCAATAACTTTCTGAACTATTCTTGTGTAGTacttatttcacatttttaaCATTTTTACATAAACAACTGGtagttaaatacatttaaattagccATAATCTGGTAATAACAGACTTATCAAGTTATATTACACATTGTATACATCTGACCGTCACATGGTACTGTGTCTTGTTTTTTCTTACTGCTGAGGATTTGGCTAAAGGGTTGTGCTCACATAAAAAGTTTGACTTGCAGGCATAGTCTTCAGATGACAACAGTCCTAATGTAACCATAATACGTTTCTTGTAAAAAAAACTTGAGGCTCCTCACTGAAACAATTTAATGAACATTTTCATAACAAGGTGCGGAAGACAACACTTTGGGGATCAGCATTCACTTTCCGGCTCTGTCAGTTAGGAATATCCTTATTCACTTCATGAACGATTTGGCATTGAACACATGGTCCACAGAAAGCAGTCATAAACCAGTCATCGCAAATGGTTCCCTGTAGAAATCAACATATTATTAGGGTGGATAAGGTGATATCAACTTCTCACAGTCCTATGTCGTAGGCCTATAACGATCAGTCCCTACGCCCTCACTAGAGCTGGCCCTGACAGGGTGAGGATGAGACAGATAACACAAAGGGCTGATTTACAGGACACAGATTacacctagtcctggactaaaaagcatagCCAATGGAGAATTCCCATTGAAATAGCATTTTTTTTCCCAGGATTTAGATTAATCTTAGTCCAGGACACCACCCCAAAGGGCTTTGTGATATGACCGAGTTGATGCTGGACAATGAATGCTGAATAGTGTGCATGGGGTAGTGGAGAAACAGGTCATGGAAATGTTCAACAATACATGAAGATGCATATCTATACAGCTGTACAATCAGCAACATGCCATATGCATACCTCTATGTTATACCTCTCCCGAATGCTGGTTCGCAACATAAAATGTGTCCATGGAACATGAGAGAGTAGGAAACACTCCGTATTTCTCTGCCATCTTTAACGGCCTGAATGCATGGACAGAAAAGTCCAGAGACCTGTTGGCATGAATGAACAGGCAAGTAAAGGATGAATGAAACCGACCCAATTACACTCCTCTGTAAATGTACCATAtatggacagtgaagctaaaactttTAACTTGGCTCTATAATCCAGCATTTTGATTTAGACAAATGTTTTAGATGAGGCGACAGTACATAATGTCACATTTTATTTTAAGGTGTTTCCATACATATCCGTTTGGAAATTAATGCACTTTATGTATTTTACCATATTCACTCAGGCCCAGAttctgacccaagttaagcaagcGTAAATAGAACGTAATCCTCTTTTTATGCGCTTTTCTCCATTtatattctgaccttgaatttaagtatgagaatagcatgctattcacccactatataataaatgaataaattaaggtgtggcggaggtgtgtctatagatacgccgtattctgaccttgacttaattccctaataattccaccacctttacaCGTGAAGGAACCATGAATAAGGTCCAGCGAACTTACCTGTTCCATGTCTCGAAAGTCTAGGGACAATTCcttagacctcatggcttggtttttgctctgacatgcactgtcaactgtgggaccttatatagacaggtgtgtgcctttccaaaataatgtccaatcaatttaatttaccacaggtggactccaatgaagttgtagaaacatctcaaggatgatcaatggaagcaggatgcacctgagctcaatttctagtctcatagcaaagggtcggaatacttatgtaaatagggtattttaatttttaatacattaatAAAATACATTAATTAATGTATTCATAATTATGTATTTTAAtacatacatttgcaaacatttctaaaaacctgttttcgctttgtcattatggggtattgtgtgtagattgttgagaagaaaatattgaatacattttagaataaggctgtaacgtcacaaaatgtggaaaagtcaaggggtctgaatactttctgaaggcactgtatataaggtcccacacttgacagtgcatgtcacagtaaaaaccaagccatgagatcgaaggaattgtccgtagagctcagagacaggattgtgccgaggcacagatctgggcaagggtaccaaaaaatgtctgcaacattgcagcattgaaggtcccaagaacacagtggcctccatcattcttaactggaagaagtttggaaccaccaagaaacTTTCTaaagcccggccaaactgaacatttgggggaaaagggccttggtcagggaggtgaccaagaaccggatggtcactctgacagagctccatagttcatctgcagcactccaccaatcaggtagagtagagtagagcggccagacagaagccactcctcagtaaaaggcacatgacagccctcttggagtttgcacctaaaggactctcagaccatgagaaacaaaattctctggtctgatgaaaccaagattgaactctttggcctgaatgccaagcgtcacatctgaaggaaacctggcaccactcctacggtaaagcatggtgttggcagcatcatgctgtggggatgtttttccgaggcagggactgggagactagtcaggatcgagggaaagatgaatggagcaaagtacagcgagatccttgatgaaaacctgctccagagcactcaggacctcagactgggggcgaaggttcaccttacaacaggacagcaaccctaagcacacagccgagaaaatgcaggagtggctttgggacaagtctctgaatgtccttgagtggcccagacagagcccggacttgaacacaaTCGAACATCGAGacacttgaaaatagctgtgagcGACGCtcttcatccaacctgacagagcttaagaggatctgcagagaagaatgggagaaactccccaaatacaggtgtcaaatcaaatcaaatgttatttgtcacatatacatggttagcagatgttaatgcgagtgtagcgaaatgcttgtgcttctagttccgacaatgcagtaataaccaacaagtaatctaactaacaattccaaaactactgtcttaaacacacaagtgtaaggggataaagaatatgtacataaatatatatgaatgagtgatggtacagagcggcataggcaagatacagtagatggtatcgagtacagtatatacatatgagatgagtatgtaaacaaagtggcatagttaaagtggctagtgatacatgtattacataaagatgcagtagatgatatagagtacagtatatacgtatacatatgagattaataatgtagggtatgtaaacattatattaggtagcattgtttaaagtggctagtgatatattttacataatttcccatcaattcccattattaaagtggctggagttgagtcagtgtgttggcagcagccactcaatgttagtggtggctgtttaacagtctgatggccttgagatagaagctgtttttcagtctctcggtcccagctttgatgcacctgtactgacctcgccttctggatgatagcggtagtgaacaggcagtggctcgggtggttgttgtccttgatgatctttatggccttcctgtaacatcgggtggtgtaggtgtcctggagggcaggtagtttgcccccggggatgcgttgtgcagacctcactaccctctggagagccttacggttgtgggcggagcagttgccgtaccaggcggtgatacagcccgccaggatgctctcgattgtgcatctgtagaagtttgtgagtgcttttggtgacaagccaaatttgaaggttgaagaggcgctgctgcgccttcttcacgatgctgtctgtgtgggtggaccaattcagtttgtctgtgatgtgtatgcagaggaacttaaaacttgctaccctctccactactgttccatcaatgtggataggggggttccctctgctgtttcctgaagtccacaatcatctccttagttttgttgacgttgagtgtgaggttattttcctgacatcacactccgagggccctcacctcctccctgtaggccgtatcgtcgttgttggtaatcaaccaacactgttgtgtcgttcgcaaacttgatgattgagttggaggcgtgcgtggccacacagtcgtgggtgaacaggtagtacaggagagggctcagaacgcacccttgtggggccccagtgttgaggatcagtggggtggagatgttgttgcctaccctcaccacctgagggcggcccgtcaggaaatccagtacccagttgcacagggcggggtcgagacccagggtctcgagcttgatgacgagcttggagggtactatggtgttaaatgccgagctgtagtcgatgaacagcattctcacgtaggtattcctcttgtccagatgggttagggacCTATTtgagcggtaagcaaattggagtgggtctagggtgtcaggtagggtggaggtgactagtctagtctctcaaagcacttcatgatgacggaagtgagtgctacggggcggtagtcatttagctcagttaccttagctttcttgggaacaggaacaatggtggccctcttgaagcatgtgggaacagcggactgggatagggattgattgaatatgtccataaaaacacaccagccagctggtctgcgcatgctctgagggcgcggctggggatgccgtctgggcctgcagccttgcgagggttaacacgtttaaatgttttattcacctcggctgcagtgaaggagaggccgcaagttttggttgcaggccgtgtcagtggcactgtattgtcctcaaagtgggcaaaaaagttatttagtctgcctgggagcaagacatcctggtccgtgacggggctggatttctttttgtaatccgtgattgactgtagaccctgccacatacctcttgtgtctgagccgttgaattgagattctactttgtctctatactgacgcttagcttgtttgattgccttgcggagggaatagctacactgtttgtattcggtcatgttaccggtcaccttgccctgattaaaagcagtggttcgcgctttcagtttcacgcgaatgctgccatcaatccacggtttctggtttgggaatgttttaatcgttgctatgggaacgacatcttcaacgcacgttctaatgaactcgcacacggaatcagcgtattcgtcaatgttgttgtctgacgcaatacgaaacatatcccagtccacgtgatggaagcagtcttggagtgtggaatcagattggtcggaccagcgttgaacagacctcagcgtgggagcttcttgttttagtttctgtctgtaggcagggatcaacaaaatggagtcgtggtcagcttttccgaaaggagtgcggggcagggccttatatgcatcgcggaagttagaataacagtgatccaaggttttgccagccctggttgcgcaatcgatatgctgatacaatttagggtgtgccaagcttgtagcgtcatacccaagaagacttgaggctgtaatcgctgccaaagtgcttcaacaaagtactgagtaaagggtctgaacacttagagttcagtctaaagtttggacacacctactcattgaaggggttttctttatttttactattttctagattgtagaataatactgaagacatcaaaactatgaaataacacatatggaatcacgtagtaaccaaaaaagtgttaaacaaatcaaaatatattcaaggcacacttaaccagcatggctaccacagcattctgcagcaatatgccatcccatctggtttgagcttagtgggactatcctttgtttttcaacaggacaatgatccaacacacctccaggctgtgtaagggctattgaccaagaaggagagtgatggagtgcatcagatgaactggcctccacaatcacccgacctcaacccaattgagatggtgctcatcatatgtgggaactccttcaggactgttggaaaagcattccaggtgaatctggttgagagaatgccaagcgcgagcaaagctgtcatcgaggcaaagggtggctactttgaagaatctcaaatataaaatatatttggatttgtttaacacttttttggttactacatcattccatatgtgttatttcatagttttaataaGGTTGTAACTTGTGAggaaaaaaaatgtggaaaaagtcaaggggtctgaaaactttccaaatgcactgtatattggaCTCATTAGAAGAGAATTGTGACTAATGTATTGAGTAATTTTCAAAtcattattgtaaataagaatataatatgtttctgaacatttctacattaatgtgaatgctaccatgattacagataggcCTAAtcttgaatgaatcgtgaataaggatgagtgagaaagttacagattcccccaaaacatgctaacatcttaccattaccaataacaggtgAAGTCACAATTTTATTGAGGGTATTATAGTtatgcatctgtaactttctttctcatcattattcacaattcattcatgcttatccataaccatggtagcatccacatgaatgtagaagtgttcaaaGACATATTATTTTCTTATTTACAGTAAAAgtcactccaaaatgacacaatacattatttaccattcatttctattgggcgcCACAACCAAAACAACCTGCAAATGCATCCACCAAGTGTGTAGTCACAAgcatgatgtagtcattgtgtgcttgGTATATGGGACCAAATAAGAAACGTTTGACTAAATGTAATACacaataagtgaatttgtccaaatacataTGACAGCTTCAAATGGGGGTCTAGATAAAATGAAAGCACTAGATAAAGTCATTTTATTTCTAAATGGTAAAACAGatgtgtatgaaaataccctcaaatagaaggtgacattctgtactgttgcCTCATATAAGTTAACATGTTTGATCTTAAACCAAAATGCTATAATATAGAGTCACCTTAaaagttttagcttcactgtcaaaATAAATATGTAGTGTACGTCTTGGCTTGTATTAATCAAATAGTATGTAAACAATCGAAATGTGTAGGTACCATTCTAGCCATAGCTTACAGACATCTCTGTAGACACAGCAATCCATTGCCCCATCAGAAATGGGGCAAAAGGAATGGCTAATAAATCTGGCTGTACATCTGACTGGtttacttactgcaaattgagaaattatgtgactgaactcaacaaaaagaagaagaaaattcattatgaagccaagatcaattatataaagaatgatggaaaaaaaACGTTGGAttactttaaatgaaattatgggcagaaagacaaattatTTCATCGAATccgatggcttattcatcacaaaatcaTTTGATGGTGCcgattattttaatgattattttattggcaaagtgggcaaacttaggcaggaaattaGCAATTATATTCATGCATTAAAAAAATGAATaattttgcaacagctaatagggatcctaataaaataccatatACCACTCTAGAGCTCCATGTCTTTTTCTGAATCCCGGCAAACCCAGCTAAAGTCTTTGGTTCTTGTAGTGGCGTCTTGAAATACGTTGCACATATGTCCTGCAAATACCCTGCTCAATTAATATAAATGAATACAGAATTAATATAGGCCTACATTTTacttctagctagctagctaatcatatgaataactagctagctactgtggcaatagctagctacctagcaacAGTAACCAGTTACTTGAGCAAATGTAAATATTATAAAATAAAATGACTCTTTAGTAAACTTTTCTTTTCCATTTCAAAACGTACCTAGAGGTTAATTAACAAACAAACCTAACGTTTCTAGAAAGTTAGTTTATGACATTCTTTGGTGTTTAGGATGTTACTAGGCATCGGTAATTCATAAATTGCATTCCACAGCcaagatcatccctccatccattgcCATTACTATGAAAATGTGTTGAAAATTCTGTGCGAGTATTTCCTCATGTATATTAATCGTACTTTACTTTGTCATTGTTTTAGCAACAAACAATAATCAGTAGTCAAATTGACAACTGCATGTGCAAGAATataaacaaaaacacatttattaTGGTTGTGCACTATATACAAAAGTTATGTAATCGTACATGCAGGTTTAT containing:
- the sult2st3 gene encoding sulfotransferase family 2, cytosolic sulfotransferase 3 isoform X1 produces the protein MASDRYFLHHGILLPTVVHNEESLKYANDFKVQDSDVFAITYPKSGTTWMQEIVPLVLNGGDLTPVQTIPNWDRVPWLEETRAALVLDRLPSPRAMVSHMPYHLMPPSFFPSKAKIIYVTRNPKDVMVSSFHFHKMASFLDDPGTFDEFLNKFLSGQVLFGKWTDHVKSWRNSDLGDRILYITYEEMVKDLRGVLERLSRFLGRDLSEETLDRVANHCCFSNMKLNAMSNYSLVPQEIMDSSKSTFLRKGVAGDWKNHFSPEQDFKFTAVLKEEMNGTNIKFPWDEE
- the sult2st3 gene encoding sulfotransferase family 2, cytosolic sulfotransferase 3 isoform X2 — encoded protein: MASDRYFLHHGILLPTVVHNEESLKYANDFKVQDSDVFAITYPKSETHSFESFKYAEEIKVEDEDIFTVTYPKSGTTWMQEIVPLVLNGGDLTPVQTIPNWDRVPWLEETRAALVLDRLPSPRAMVSHMPYHLMPPSFFPSKAKIIYVTRNPKDVMVSSFHFHKMASFLDDPGTFDEFLNKFLSGQVLFGKWTDHVKSWRNSDLGDRILYITYEEMVKDLRGVLERLSRFLGRDLSEETLDRVANHCCFSNMKLNAMSNYSLVPQEIMDSSKSTFLRKGVAGDWKNHFSPEQDFKFTAVLKEEMNGTNIKFPWDEE